One Chloroflexota bacterium DNA segment encodes these proteins:
- a CDS encoding carbohydrate binding domain-containing protein, which produces MDVGARAFGVLGLMSLLLNLISMPFESGAIQPNLHYSVPSGDHTKSESLNTTSQIALANPSFENGFENWFRNGPCNTVTYSGSALHGNWYLASNRNGTEACSSIYQDKTYSVQNSEHYRLAVWVRSANGTPLYGTVALWGLGQNPNQNAKTHFNTAGTGWQCVETIFKPEENHTSLRAEFYVRSLNGEYHFDNVMLSKESWSDEPTSLCPNIPLQNPSFEQGTQGWSASAPCYIGTASDYMTEGTYYLVANRNGSESCYSVSQDTSYPIKAGRIYRVATWVRSPSGVPLNGTIALWGLGQNPNENGSANFTVSGIGWQCVEAVFRPNNNHSTFRTEFYLKSMGGDYHFDDVIVREQATSLCPTIPLRNPSFEQGIEGWSASAPCYLNRGTNAAFDGTGYLVANRNGSESCYSVSQDTRDIQTMHYGVGGNHTYRLAAWVRSPSGAALNGTLALWGLGWNPNENASTNFITTGTGWQCVEVIFRPVYDHLDFRAEIYLKSMNGDYHFDGITIREQATPLCP; this is translated from the coding sequence ATGGATGTTGGAGCAAGAGCGTTCGGCGTTTTGGGATTGATGAGCTTACTGTTGAACTTAATCAGCATGCCCTTCGAATCAGGGGCAATTCAGCCCAACCTGCATTATTCAGTGCCAAGCGGAGACCACACCAAGAGCGAAAGCTTAAACACAACATCGCAAATAGCTCTCGCCAACCCTTCATTTGAAAATGGCTTCGAAAACTGGTTTCGCAATGGGCCATGCAATACCGTTACCTATTCAGGCTCGGCCCTGCATGGCAATTGGTATCTAGCGAGTAATCGCAACGGCACTGAAGCCTGTAGCTCGATCTATCAAGATAAGACCTATTCAGTTCAGAATTCCGAACACTACCGTTTGGCAGTTTGGGTGCGTTCAGCAAATGGTACACCACTCTATGGCACGGTTGCGTTGTGGGGGCTTGGTCAAAACCCAAATCAGAATGCAAAAACCCATTTCAACACTGCTGGCACCGGCTGGCAATGTGTCGAGACTATATTCAAGCCAGAAGAAAATCATACATCGTTGCGAGCTGAGTTCTATGTGCGCTCACTGAATGGTGAGTACCATTTTGATAATGTCATGCTAAGCAAAGAATCATGGAGCGATGAGCCAACATCACTTTGCCCCAACATTCCGCTACAAAATCCATCGTTTGAACAAGGGACGCAAGGCTGGTCGGCATCCGCACCATGTTATATCGGTACAGCCTCTGACTATATGACTGAAGGTACATATTATCTTGTGGCCAATCGCAATGGTTCGGAAAGCTGCTACTCAGTTTCACAAGATACAAGCTATCCTATCAAAGCTGGGCGAATTTATCGGGTTGCAACATGGGTTCGTTCGCCAAGTGGCGTACCACTAAATGGTACAATTGCTTTGTGGGGGCTTGGTCAAAACCCAAATGAAAATGGCTCTGCAAATTTCACCGTTTCAGGCATAGGTTGGCAATGTGTCGAAGCGGTTTTCCGCCCAAATAATAATCATTCAACCTTTCGAACTGAGTTTTATCTCAAATCAATGGGCGGTGATTATCATTTTGATGACGTTATCGTCAGGGAGCAAGCAACATCACTTTGCCCGACGATTCCACTGCGCAACCCATCGTTTGAGCAAGGGATTGAAGGCTGGTCAGCATCTGCTCCTTGTTATCTCAATCGCGGCACAAACGCAGCCTTTGATGGAACTGGCTATCTCGTAGCTAATCGCAATGGTTCAGAAAGTTGCTACTCAGTTTCCCAAGATACGCGAGACATTCAAACCATGCACTATGGGGTTGGAGGCAATCATACGTATCGTCTAGCAGCATGGGTTCGTTCACCAAGTGGTGCAGCATTGAATGGAACTCTCGCTTTGTGGGGGCTTGGATGGAATCCCAATGAGAATGCATCCACAAATTTCATCACTACCGGCACAGGCTGGCAATGCGTTGAGGTGATTTTCCGACCAGTCTATGATCATCTGGACTTTCGGGCCGAGATTTACCTCAAATCGATGAATGGCGATTATCATTTCGATGGAATAACGATTCGCGAACAAGCAACTCCGCTTTGCCCTTAA
- a CDS encoding cytochrome c gives MQHKLNRWRLIALLLTLGIPSLIACGEAVQQATLTLGEPAVPYIEPAFGEKLASGQALFGQYCANCHGQGGEGMGPFPALNDGMHAYSHPDWELISLIRDGKNSMPAFGSQLSEEEIITIIARVKAWWGPGKLSEQRQLCLISPGPTPTLMQ, from the coding sequence ATGCAACATAAACTCAATCGGTGGCGGCTAATTGCCCTGTTGTTAACATTAGGAATTCCTAGTTTAATTGCTTGTGGTGAGGCGGTTCAGCAAGCAACACTTACCCTAGGCGAGCCAGCCGTGCCCTATATCGAGCCAGCATTTGGCGAAAAACTAGCCAGTGGTCAGGCCTTATTTGGCCAATATTGTGCCAATTGTCATGGCCAAGGTGGCGAGGGTATGGGGCCGTTTCCTGCGCTCAACGATGGCATGCATGCTTATTCGCACCCCGATTGGGAATTAATTTCGCTGATTCGTGATGGCAAAAATTCAATGCCGGCCTTTGGCTCGCAGCTCAGCGAAGAAGAAATAATTACGATCATCGCCCGAGTGAAAGCATGGTGGGGGCCGGGTAAACTATCCGAGCAACGCCAATTATGTTTGATCTCGCCGGGGCCAACTCCGACCTTGATGCAATAA
- a CDS encoding copper resistance protein CopC: MKRLIALLALVIIFAQPSVGSAHSKLASSTPADGSKLAAAPSEVVLTFNDELESEGLKLSVTDANGTVVDTGDGRVDLADLERKTMRVSLKSGLGTGSYTVSWSVVGSDGHEVTGSIGFAVGDAAVPTPAEPDHHTPGLPATGSNGFNLGMLVAAIIIFMVAGVALRRRSVRA, from the coding sequence ATGAAACGTTTAATTGCATTATTGGCCTTAGTTATTATTTTTGCTCAGCCTAGCGTTGGCTCAGCGCACTCCAAATTGGCTAGCTCAACGCCTGCCGATGGCTCGAAGTTGGCCGCTGCTCCAAGCGAAGTCGTGCTGACCTTCAACGACGAATTGGAATCCGAAGGCTTGAAATTAAGCGTTACCGATGCCAATGGCACGGTGGTTGATACCGGCGATGGTCGGGTCGATTTGGCTGATCTTGAGCGCAAAACCATGCGCGTTTCGTTGAAATCGGGCTTGGGCACTGGCAGCTATACCGTTAGTTGGTCGGTGGTTGGTAGCGATGGTCACGAAGTAACAGGTTCAATTGGCTTTGCTGTGGGCGATGCTGCTGTGCCAACCCCCGCCGAGCCAGATCATCATACCCCAGGCTTGCCAGCAACTGGCAGCAATGGCTTCAATCTTGGCATGCTCGTGGCTGCAATCATTATCTTTATGGTTGCTGGCGTGGCTTTGCGCCGCCGCTCAGTTCGTGCCTAA
- a CDS encoding glucosaminidase domain-containing protein yields the protein MALTFQTAPRISQAEFRRVLERGTELGRSPVAPFADECYQIIVGYGLDPAVALGFFAHESQFGLDGVSTKSLNWGNVRTPYDPKRAAGTVQSASGHGEFVCFRSWQDGLRDWCERILNRYIKERGLTTVDAAIPVYAPSSDGNNEKAYIQHVERLVTRWQAEDPQPVVVSTGGPSVAELQDALMVAAFEAVGATYHPEWAFHQYAMNEAKAGRFLGSPLGESKRITVGGQQFSVQVFALDTLYTPIGNPESSTNWSDIRRLSALLK from the coding sequence ATGGCCTTAACCTTTCAAACCGCCCCACGCATTTCGCAAGCAGAGTTTCGGCGCGTGCTCGAACGTGGCACAGAGCTTGGTCGCTCGCCCGTCGCCCCTTTTGCCGATGAGTGCTACCAAATTATTGTTGGCTATGGCTTAGATCCAGCGGTGGCGCTCGGTTTTTTCGCCCACGAATCGCAATTTGGCCTCGATGGTGTTTCAACCAAAAGCCTCAATTGGGGCAATGTTCGCACGCCTTACGATCCCAAACGCGCTGCCGGAACGGTGCAAAGCGCTAGCGGCCATGGCGAATTTGTCTGTTTTCGTTCGTGGCAGGATGGGTTACGCGATTGGTGTGAGCGGATTCTCAATCGTTATATCAAAGAACGTGGCCTAACCACGGTCGATGCGGCGATTCCGGTCTATGCTCCTTCATCCGATGGCAACAACGAAAAAGCCTATATCCAGCATGTTGAACGATTGGTAACTCGTTGGCAGGCGGAAGATCCCCAGCCTGTGGTAGTTTCAACAGGAGGTCCAAGCGTGGCTGAATTACAAGATGCCTTGATGGTCGCAGCGTTCGAGGCGGTTGGCGCAACCTATCATCCCGAGTGGGCTTTTCATCAATATGCCATGAACGAGGCCAAGGCTGGGCGGTTTCTTGGCTCGCCACTCGGCGAAAGCAAACGGATCACGGTTGGCGGCCAGCAATTTTCGGTGCAAGTCTTTGCGCTCGATACACTCTACACGCCGATTGGCAACCCTGAGAGCAGCACCAACTGGAGCGATATTCGGCGGCTCAGTGCTTTGCTCAAGTAA
- a CDS encoding HAD family hydrolase, with the protein MPGSPLVLFDIYGTLVDVHTDEHQPALWQHLAQWLRYRGVACSADSLHKRYFAAMQANLPAHEAYPEWQTEAIWAALLDEFGLDPTEAVSITQLLRVLSIKHLQLFPDTKEALRILHRHYRLGIVSDAQRVIALAELAELEILDYFDPIVISSDYAYRKPDPRLFAHALAQVETPANHPWYIGDNLFRDVQGAQLAGLRAALVKRPQATTEASQHTPDLIVPDLMRFALHLIANF; encoded by the coding sequence ATGCCTGGTAGTCCGCTAGTATTGTTTGATATTTATGGCACGCTGGTTGATGTGCATACCGACGAGCATCAGCCAGCGTTGTGGCAGCACTTAGCGCAGTGGTTGCGCTATCGTGGTGTGGCTTGTAGCGCCGATAGTTTACATAAGCGCTATTTTGCGGCGATGCAAGCCAATTTGCCAGCCCACGAAGCTTACCCCGAATGGCAAACTGAGGCAATTTGGGCTGCGTTGCTTGATGAATTTGGGCTTGATCCGACTGAGGCGGTCAGTATCACCCAATTATTACGCGTGTTGAGCATCAAGCATCTCCAGCTTTTCCCTGATACCAAAGAAGCCTTGCGAATATTACATCGGCACTATCGCTTGGGCATTGTTTCTGATGCGCAGCGAGTGATTGCCCTGGCTGAATTAGCTGAATTAGAAATTCTGGACTATTTCGACCCAATCGTGATTTCTTCAGATTATGCCTATCGTAAGCCCGACCCGCGTTTATTTGCTCATGCCTTAGCCCAAGTCGAAACTCCGGCCAACCATCCTTGGTATATTGGCGATAATCTGTTTCGTGATGTGCAAGGTGCGCAGTTGGCAGGCTTACGGGCGGCCTTGGTCAAACGCCCGCAAGCCACCACCGAAGCCTCGCAGCATACTCCCGATTTGATTGTGCCTGATCTCATGCGGTTTGCGCTGCATTTGATTGCGAACTTCTAG
- a CDS encoding copper resistance protein CopC/CopD — translation MKRILIVALFVLCLWPSVAAAHALVIESSIVDGAVLDVAPAEVVLRFSEPLDRSYSSLTLYNEQSQPIGLPQTQFPAADSMQVALPAELRPGEYTLIYKVLSTADGHRSAGSLLFSIGTGVAPTAPSVEVSATANASLNWGVVSGRSIALTGGLGAIGGLAWLLILLLPAIQHNPESRLPLLVRPTIWLTQLSLVLLLIGSVWEFVVRASDFGDGSLASIQYADVLSSMAISRWGVLALIRLVAITLLIPLTFLAAYQKPMGYTALALASLSLLTFSMSGHAAANIDDPITPVASDWMHMLTAAVWFGGLIGMALSAWVLRKTEVALRNSALAWLIARFSPLALFSIAMVVLTGTMRTFDQLPTLAGLWESRYGQTLLIKLAVMLAALLLGFWHWRKLNPRLQAAKDQTTVVKIGLTLGLESALAIGVILVASALTQTPHPVKAAPSAGGTALPTLPTPTPRVAQPLYLTAQREDLTMTLDTDDNRPGERQFSATVRDANGVIRPDRVRLRFESLDLEAGQQVAILEPAADGRFTATSGALSLVGRWKIEMQVRRLNLPDVTAEWTVEITR, via the coding sequence ATGAAGCGGATTTTAATTGTAGCTCTCTTTGTGCTGTGTTTATGGCCAAGCGTGGCGGCAGCTCATGCCTTGGTTATCGAAAGCAGCATTGTTGATGGGGCGGTGCTCGATGTTGCACCTGCTGAGGTTGTGTTGCGATTTAGCGAGCCGCTTGATCGTAGTTATAGCTCGCTGACGCTCTACAATGAGCAATCGCAGCCAATTGGCCTACCGCAAACCCAGTTTCCTGCTGCCGATAGTATGCAGGTGGCCTTGCCTGCTGAGCTGCGGCCTGGCGAATATACCTTAATTTACAAAGTGCTTTCGACCGCCGATGGCCATCGTTCGGCTGGCTCGTTGCTGTTTAGCATTGGCACTGGGGTTGCTCCCACTGCGCCCTCGGTTGAAGTTAGCGCAACCGCCAACGCTAGCTTGAATTGGGGTGTAGTCAGCGGGCGCTCAATCGCCTTAACTGGCGGCTTAGGCGCGATTGGCGGTTTGGCGTGGTTGTTGATTTTATTATTGCCTGCAATTCAACATAATCCTGAATCGCGTTTGCCTTTGCTGGTTCGCCCAACGATTTGGTTGACCCAGTTGAGTTTGGTTTTGTTATTGATTGGCTCGGTTTGGGAATTTGTGGTACGGGCCAGCGATTTTGGTGATGGTAGTTTAGCCTCAATTCAATATGCCGATGTGCTTTCTTCGATGGCGATTAGCCGTTGGGGCGTGTTGGCTTTGATTCGCTTGGTTGCGATTACACTGTTAATTCCGCTGACGTTCTTGGCTGCTTACCAAAAACCAATGGGCTATACTGCTTTGGCTTTGGCGAGTTTAAGCCTGTTAACATTTAGTATGAGCGGTCATGCGGCGGCCAACATCGACGACCCAATCACGCCGGTGGCCTCAGATTGGATGCATATGCTGACGGCGGCGGTTTGGTTTGGTGGTTTGATTGGGATGGCTTTGAGTGCTTGGGTGCTTCGTAAAACTGAGGTGGCGCTACGCAACAGTGCTTTGGCTTGGCTAATTGCCCGATTCAGTCCGTTGGCCTTGTTTAGCATTGCGATGGTTGTGTTGACTGGCACGATGCGTACCTTTGATCAATTGCCAACCTTGGCAGGCTTGTGGGAATCGCGCTACGGCCAGACCTTGTTGATCAAGTTGGCGGTGATGCTGGCGGCTTTGTTGCTCGGTTTTTGGCATTGGCGCAAGCTCAATCCCCGCTTGCAAGCTGCCAAAGATCAAACAACTGTGGTCAAAATTGGCCTGACCCTAGGCTTGGAAAGTGCTTTGGCGATTGGGGTGATTCTGGTTGCTAGTGCTTTGACCCAAACGCCGCATCCAGTCAAAGCTGCTCCTAGTGCTGGCGGCACAGCCTTGCCAACCTTGCCAACGCCAACCCCACGGGTCGCCCAGCCGCTCTATCTAACAGCGCAGCGCGAAGATTTAACCATGACCCTCGATACTGATGATAATCGGCCAGGTGAGCGCCAATTTAGTGCAACCGTCCGCGATGCGAATGGCGTAATTCGCCCAGATCGAGTACGCTTACGCTTTGAATCGCTTGATCTCGAAGCTGGCCAACAAGTGGCAATTCTTGAACCTGCTGCTGATGGACGTTTTACCGCGACCTCAGGAGCGTTAAGCTTGGTTGGGCGCTGGAAGATCGAAATGCAGGTGCGTCGTTTGAATTTGCCCGACGTAACTGCTGAATGGACTGTGGAGATAACGCGCTAA
- the hisG gene encoding ATP phosphoribosyltransferase yields the protein MLRFAVPSKGALADDTFRFFESCGLKVSRPNPRRYTASIKTLPEVEVLLHRAPDIVEKVADGSIDLGVSGYDLVEELGGESDDLVVVYKDLGFGYCDLVLAVPDHWIDVTSWRDVADLAAEYARAGRQLRIATKFPNLVRQWCHQQGINVFALIDSQGATEAAPSLGYADIIADLTATGTTLRDNHLKMIQGGTILQAQAALIANRRSLRESSQKQRVVQSILELIEARHRAKTYVSLIANVPGSDVADVGARVVAHAALAGLQGPTVSPVWSRDGGEGWYAVSLVVDSANILPAIDHLRSIGSTGITVLPVHYVFAERSQSFAALSELMHKS from the coding sequence ATGCTACGTTTTGCTGTGCCTTCCAAAGGTGCTCTTGCTGATGATACGTTTCGCTTTTTTGAAAGCTGTGGCCTGAAAGTTTCGCGGCCCAATCCGCGCCGCTACACAGCTTCGATCAAAACGCTGCCCGAAGTTGAAGTGTTGCTGCATCGCGCTCCTGATATTGTCGAGAAAGTCGCCGATGGCTCGATTGATTTGGGCGTAAGTGGCTATGATTTGGTCGAGGAGCTAGGCGGCGAGAGCGATGATCTAGTGGTGGTCTATAAAGATTTGGGCTTTGGCTACTGCGATTTAGTGCTGGCCGTGCCCGATCATTGGATTGACGTAACCTCATGGCGTGATGTGGCCGATTTAGCGGCGGAGTATGCCCGGGCTGGCCGCCAATTGCGGATCGCCACCAAGTTTCCCAATTTGGTACGCCAATGGTGTCATCAGCAAGGCATCAATGTTTTTGCGCTGATCGACTCGCAAGGGGCAACCGAGGCCGCGCCTTCGTTAGGATATGCCGATATCATCGCTGATTTGACAGCCACTGGGACAACCCTACGCGATAATCATCTCAAAATGATTCAAGGAGGCACGATTCTGCAAGCGCAAGCTGCATTAATCGCCAACCGACGGTCGCTACGGGAAAGTTCGCAAAAACAACGGGTTGTCCAATCGATTTTAGAGTTGATCGAAGCTCGCCATCGCGCTAAAACCTATGTTTCGTTGATTGCCAACGTGCCAGGTTCCGATGTCGCCGATGTTGGGGCCAGAGTGGTAGCCCATGCCGCCTTGGCAGGATTGCAAGGCCCAACTGTTTCGCCAGTTTGGAGTCGCGATGGTGGTGAAGGCTGGTACGCGGTGTCGTTGGTCGTCGATAGCGCCAACATTTTGCCAGCGATCGATCATTTGCGTTCGATTGGCTCAACAGGCATTACGGTTTTGCCAGTCCACTATGTTTTTGCCGAACGTTCCCAAAGTTTTGCCGCATTGAGCGAGTTGATGCACAAAAGCTAG
- a CDS encoding aminoglycoside phosphotransferase family protein has protein sequence MTIMLLSDHRAFPALRDQALPSLGIFTLHPTFNVEPIMNTPSVQRVHEAHSGVHVVIKSFEHKTGLDGRRFLPTYSRTLLNREATTLAQLHALGFAQAPYLVPRPLATDPERLLLITEWLPGQSWGTILETTLQTRNLGPLMAYVNTITGWLATLHRRTATTDKIDVTNAWEYWEKLLRQLREQELLNHTALANLRMLQVHWEAGGMLHQGLRSMIHGDATPANMLFTAPEELALIDWERSRHDDPAIDIGCMVAELKHAFFNATGDPTAAEWLIRRVYDRYGLLSDFDQEEFAAFTQRGQFYMGCYLLRIARNEWFSWEYRQRLVAEAQACLVVR, from the coding sequence ATGACGATCATGCTGCTCTCAGATCATCGCGCATTTCCTGCGCTACGTGATCAAGCCCTGCCAAGTTTAGGGATTTTCACGTTACATCCAACGTTCAATGTCGAACCAATTATGAATACTCCCAGCGTGCAACGGGTGCATGAAGCCCATAGCGGAGTACACGTGGTCATTAAGTCGTTTGAGCATAAAACTGGCTTAGATGGCCGACGGTTTTTGCCCACCTACTCACGCACATTGTTGAACCGCGAAGCCACGACGCTGGCGCAATTGCACGCGCTGGGTTTTGCCCAAGCCCCCTATTTGGTGCCGCGCCCATTGGCCACCGACCCTGAGCGCCTGCTGTTGATCACTGAATGGTTGCCAGGCCAAAGTTGGGGCACAATTCTCGAAACCACCCTGCAAACCCGCAACCTTGGCCCATTGATGGCCTATGTCAATACGATTACTGGTTGGTTGGCCACCTTGCACCGTCGAACTGCCACCACCGATAAAATTGATGTGACCAATGCTTGGGAATATTGGGAAAAATTGTTGCGCCAATTGCGCGAACAAGAATTGCTCAATCATACAGCGTTGGCCAATTTACGCATGCTCCAAGTGCATTGGGAAGCCGGCGGTATGCTGCATCAAGGCCTACGTTCGATGATTCATGGCGATGCAACTCCGGCCAATATGCTCTTTACTGCTCCGGAAGAGCTTGCATTAATCGATTGGGAGCGATCCCGCCACGATGATCCAGCGATTGATATTGGCTGTATGGTGGCTGAATTGAAGCATGCCTTCTTCAATGCCACCGGCGATCCAACCGCTGCTGAGTGGTTAATTCGTCGGGTTTATGATCGCTATGGTTTGTTGAGCGATTTTGATCAAGAGGAATTTGCCGCCTTTACCCAACGTGGCCAATTTTATATGGGCTGCTATTTGTTGCGGATTGCTCGCAACGAATGGTTTAGCTGGGAATATCGTCAACGGTTGGTTGCGGAGGCACAGGCATGCCTGGTAGTCCGCTAG